A DNA window from Drosophila sechellia strain sech25 chromosome X, ASM438219v1, whole genome shotgun sequence contains the following coding sequences:
- the LOC6615122 gene encoding uncharacterized protein LOC6615122 — MADGFKKYFNGTTINGRANVAKATYATLALLFIVYKLRRGSGKSGELASGKCSCESDHESSLNGDGADPDCSVCRERSERAMTEFDREQQRRAAGEDGNGCRDDPPPPPPPPASGGSGSAPRRKCPCEEPQRRAGGAVKHSSHSSWARGQQIQPPNQYQQYAQPEAEQVRPASQVMGQVHDAFYRVLRGVVGAVLGNAAVSTSGTASDSPAQAAAVEVSRDELEEDERDDGQDDETPLKRRTSPRSCVPNGGQENASGQPEELGREQADDHPQAEEQAEYSAFSDGFASGMYFTSDEK; from the exons ATGGCCGACGGCTTTAAGAAGTACTTCAATGGGACAACCATCAATGGACGCGCTAAC GTGGCAAAGGCCAcatacgccacgttggccCTGTTGTTCATCGTGTACAAGCTGCGGCGCGGATCCGGCAAGTCCGGCGAGTTGGCCAGCGGCAAGTGCAGCTGCGAATCGGACCACGAGTCGTCCCTCAATGGCGACGGCGCGGATCCCGACTGCTCCGTCTGCCGGGAGCGATCGGAGCGGGCAATGACCGAATTCGATCGCGAGCAGCAACGCCGGGCGGCGGGCGAGGATGGCAATGGTTGTCGCGACGatccgccgccgccaccacctcCGCCCGCATCGGGAGGATCCGGCTCTGCTCCGCGCCGCAAGTGTCCCTGCGAGGAGCCGCAACGGCGGGCGGGGGGAGCCGTGAAGCATAGCAGCCACAGCAGCTGGGCGCGAGGTCAGCAGATTCAGCCGCCCAACCAGTATCAACAGTACGCACAGCCCGAGGCGGAGCAAGTGCGTCCGGCTAGCCAAGTGATGGGTCAGGTGCACGACGCCTTCTACAGGGTGCTGCGAGGAGTCGTGGGAGCCGTTTTGGGCAATGCGGCGGTCAGCACCAGCGGCACCGCTTCCGATTCCCCTGCTCAGGCAGCCGCAGTGGAAGTCTCGCGGGATGAGCTGGAGGAGGATGAGCGTGACGACGGTCAGGACGATGAGACGCCGTTGAAACGCCGCACGTCACCGCGCTCTTGCGTGCCCAACGGCGGCCAAGAGAACGCCTCAGGACAGCCGGAGGAACTGGGCCGGGAACAGGCCGACGACCACCCGCAGGCGGAGGAACAGGCGGAGTACAGCGCCTTCAGCGATGGCTTCGCTTCCGGCATGTACTTTACCAGCGATGAAAAGTAA
- the LOC6615123 gene encoding putative 60S ribosomal protein L33 isoform X3, translating to MSDRFNIKEVFNSQTMRGRANVAKATWASLGLVYVLVKMHRRTSKRRETKLYCKGCQQAMPQG from the exons ATGTCCGATCGGTTCAACATCAAAGAAGTCTTCAACAGCCAGACCATGCGTGGTCGCGCCAAT GTAGCCAAGGCCACCTGGGCGTCGTTGGGACTCGTCTACGTCCTGGTCAAGATGCATCGCCGCACCTCGAAGCGGCGCGAGACGAAGCTCTACTGCAAGGGCTGCCAGCAGGCCATGCCCCAAGGCTAG
- the LOC6615123 gene encoding putative 60S ribosomal protein L33 isoform X1, with translation MDMRCSRANPVRNDPKMSDRFNIKEVFNSQTMRGRANVAKATWASLGLVYVLVKMHRRTSKRRETKLYCKGCQQAMPQG, from the exons ATGGATATGCGATG CAGCCGCGCCAATCCGGTCCGCAACGATCCAAAGATGTCCGATCGGTTCAACATCAAAGAAGTCTTCAACAGCCAGACCATGCGTGGTCGCGCCAAT GTAGCCAAGGCCACCTGGGCGTCGTTGGGACTCGTCTACGTCCTGGTCAAGATGCATCGCCGCACCTCGAAGCGGCGCGAGACGAAGCTCTACTGCAAGGGCTGCCAGCAGGCCATGCCCCAAGGCTAG
- the LOC6615123 gene encoding putative 60S ribosomal protein L33 isoform X2, whose amino-acid sequence MDMRCRANPVRNDPKMSDRFNIKEVFNSQTMRGRANVAKATWASLGLVYVLVKMHRRTSKRRETKLYCKGCQQAMPQG is encoded by the exons ATGGATATGCGATG CCGCGCCAATCCGGTCCGCAACGATCCAAAGATGTCCGATCGGTTCAACATCAAAGAAGTCTTCAACAGCCAGACCATGCGTGGTCGCGCCAAT GTAGCCAAGGCCACCTGGGCGTCGTTGGGACTCGTCTACGTCCTGGTCAAGATGCATCGCCGCACCTCGAAGCGGCGCGAGACGAAGCTCTACTGCAAGGGCTGCCAGCAGGCCATGCCCCAAGGCTAG
- the LOC6615124 gene encoding general odorant-binding protein 19a: MGLESGIRQIVSEMKFHLLLVCVAISLGPLPQSEAGVTEEQMWSAGKLMRDVCLPKYPKVSVEVADNIRNGNIPNNKDTNCYINCILEMMQAIKKGKFQLEPTLKQMDIMLPDSYKDEYRKGIHLCKDSTVGLKNAPNCDPAHALLSCLKNNIKVFVFP, from the exons ATGGGTCTGGAGTCTGGAATCCGCCAAATCGTCTCGGAAATGAAGTTCCATCTGCTGCTGGTCTGCGTCGCCATATCCCTGGGCCCACTCCCCCAGTCGGAGGCAGGG GTGACGGAGGAGCAGATGTGGTCCGCCGGAAAGCTGATGCGCGACGTCTGCCTGCCCAAGTATCCGAAGGTCAGCGTCGAGGTGGCCGACAACATCCGCAACGGGAACATACCCAATAACAAGGACACCAACTGCTACATCAATTGCATCCTGGAAATGATGCAGGCA ATCAAGAAGGGAAAGTTCCAGCTGGAGCCGACCCTCAAGCAGATGGACATCATGCTGCCGGACAGCTACAAGGATGAGTACCGCAAGGGCATCCACCTGTGCAAGGACTCCACCGTGGGCCTGAAGAACGCCCCCAACTGCGATCCCGCCCACGCCCTGCTCAGCTGCCTGAAGAACAACATCAAGGTGTTCGTGTTTCCCTAG
- the LOC6615125 gene encoding uncharacterized protein LOC6615125 → MDGRMGAWLWLWWGLHDPPQQCHGYRRVIYIRGDWLVPDVLDTIAAGINCPAPIAVRPLFTRRAKMMQSNRMTTTLKMTNLLLAVACAAVLMGSATADEEEVSMTVDEVVELIEPFGEGCTPKPEREHIVEMVLNKEDAKHESKCFRHCMLEQFELMPEGQLQYNEDKTVDMINMMFPDREDDGRRIIKTCNEQLKAEQDKCEAAHGIAMCMLREMRSSGFKIPEVKE, encoded by the exons ATGGATGGACGGATGGGTGCTTGGCTGTGGTTGTGGTGGGGCTTGCATGATCCGCCCCAGCAATGTCATGGCTATCGCCGGGTGATCTACATCCGAGGCGATTGGCTTGTACCGGATGTGCTGGACACGATTGCGGCGGGTATAAATTGCCCGGCGCCGATTGCTGTCCGTCCACTATTCACAAGAAGAGCAAAAATGATGCAGAGCAACCGGATGACGACGACGTTGAAGATGACGAACCTCCTGCTGGCAGTGGCCTGCGCCGCCGTGCTGATGGGATCGGCGACGGCGGACGAGGAGGAGGTGTCCATGACCGTGGACGAGGTGGTGGAGCTGATCGAGCCCTTTGGCGAGGGTTGCACCCCCAAGCCAGAGAGGG AGCACATCGTCGAGATGGTGCTGAACAAGGAGGACGCCAAGCACGAGAGCAAGTGCTTCCGCCACTGCATGCTGGAGCAGTTCGAGCTGATGCCCGAGGGTCAGCTGCAGTATAACGAGGACAAGACGGTCGATATGATCAACATGATGTTCCCGGATCGCGAGGACGACGGCCGGCGCATCATCAAGACCTGCAACGAGCAGCTAAAGGCCGAGCAGGACAA GTGCGAGGCCGCCCACGGGATCGCCATGTGCATGCTGCGCGAGATGCGCTCCTCGGGCTTCAAGATTCCCGAGGTCAAGGAATGA
- the LOC6615126 gene encoding uncharacterized protein LOC6615126 has protein sequence MKPSTPVAAIPLMTLVAAVLLQTHCVRGQTGTEPIWAVIDRNLPQVQELVTAARMECIQKLQLPRDQRPLVKVTNPSEKEKCLVECVLKKIKLMDADNKLNVGQVEKLTSLVTQDNKMAIAVSSSMAQACSRGISSKNSCEVAHLFNQCISRQLERNNVKLFW, from the exons ATGAAGCCATCCACTCCAGTCGCCGCCATTCCGCTAATGACGCTCGTGGCCGCTGTCCTGCTGCAGACGCACTGCGTCCGTGGCCAGACCGGAACGGAGCCCATCTGGGCGGTGATCGATCGCAACTTGCCGCAGGTGCAGGAGCTGGTCACCGCGGCCAGGATGGAGTGCATCCAGAAGCTGCAGCTGCCCAGGGACCAGCGCCCGCTGGTGAAGGTGACCAATCCCAGTGAGAAGGAGAAGTGCCTGGTGGAGTGCGTGCTCAAGAAGATCAAGTTG ATGGACGCCGACAACAAGCTGAACGTTGGGCAGGTGGAGAAGCTGACCAGCCTGGTGACCCAGGACAACAAGATGGCCATCGCCGTCAGCTCCAGCATGGCGCAGGCCTGCAGCCGCGGCATCTCCTCCAAGAACTCCTGCGAGGTGGCCCACCTCTTCAACCAGTGCATCAGTCGCCAGCTGGAGCGCAACAACGTGAAGCTGTTCTGGTAG